A genome region from Drosophila simulans strain w501 chromosome 2R, Prin_Dsim_3.1, whole genome shotgun sequence includes the following:
- the LOC6734694 gene encoding putative ferric-chelate reductase 1 homolog isoform X2: protein MMQPLTMRSWLATLVTALLAVAIWPDPGQSLPQGAPETVCDTMLPFHSGGSVLPQNSVSPFSVETSSSTLGQGQTLRVDLTGVPAGLSFGGYMIQARNRNPPHQIIGQFGPARDGTIKLMNCENSVNNSATHSNAGNKQQVILEWQSPVDFLGEVVFNATIAQSYNEFWVGVPSQPVQIVRRDLSAAPPLPTLSPSAPAGTTRAPYVPPSYVAPNNVVAVSTDPIYNGCGQSKNCFGFPDGCVATKSCTSITVVTVRGDVFEFEIQSGKGTNAAYVAVGLSDDAKMGDDLTTECVPENGRVNLYSSLTSASPYSAVRSNVNQNSARLLDASIVDGVIYCRVQRDAVTNVQGRTFDLRNGKYHLLVASGSSLKENSVGYHDIGRLPSAQPINLAEVQDLSGSSKLLIQLHGAFMIAAWIGTTSLGIIFARYFKQTWVGSQSCGKDQWFAWHRLLMVTTWSLTVAAYVLIWVELKRAVWHAHSIIGLITVILCFIQPIGALFRPGPNDKKRPYFNWGHWLGGNLAHILGIVTIFFSVKLPKAELPEWMDWILVSFVVVHVLVHLIFSIGGMASERHLSQRANTFQMGDMSHHQQHAMRNGMSMERKMDAPYAGMRKGLLGVYGVVLFLFVVVLILLVVLAPIEQFLGKS, encoded by the exons ATGATGCAGCCGCTGACGATGCGGAGTTGGCTGGCGACGCTGGTGACGGCGCTGCTGGCGGTGGCCATCTGGCCGGATCCGGGCCAGAGTTTGCCGCAAGGTGCTCCGGAAACCGTGTGCGACACCATGCTGCCGTTCCACTCCGGCGGCAGTGTGCTGCCCCAGAACAGTGTGTCGCCCTTCAGCGTGGAGACCTCCTCCTCGACACTTGGCCAGGGTCAGACGCTTCGCGTGGATCTGACGGGTGTGCCGGCGGGCCTGAGCTTCGGTGGCTACATGATCCAGGCGCGCAATCGGAATCCACCGCATCAGATCATCGGACAATTTGGACCCGCCCGCGATGGCACCATTAAGCTAATGAACTGCGAGAACTCCGTGAATAATTCAGCCACGCATAGCAATGCCGGGAACAAGCAGCAGGTTATCCTGGAGTGGCAATCGCCAGTGGACTTCCTCGGCGAGGTGGTCTTCAA TGCCACCATTGCCCAGAGCTACAATGAATTCTGGGTGGGCGTGCCCTCTCAGCCCGTTCAGATAGTCCGTCGCGATCTGTCCGCTGCTCCACCACTGCCCACACTGAGTCCATCTGCCCCTGCGGGCACCACCCGTGCTCCCTATGTGCCGCCCAGCTATGTGGCGCCAAACAACGTGGTTGCCGTTTCCACGGATCCCATCTACAATGGCTGTGGACAGAGCAAGAACTGCTTTGGATTCCCCGACGGTTGTGTGGCGACGAAGAGCTGTACATCCATCACTGTGGTCACGGTGCGGGGAGATGTCTTCGAGTTTGAGATTCAGTCCGGCAAAG GAACCAATGCTGCTTACGTGGCAGTTGGTCTTTCCGATGACGCCAAGATGGGTGACGACTTGACCACAGAGTGTGTACCAGAGAATGGCCGGGTTAACCTGTATTCCTCCTTGACTTCGGCCTCTCCTTACTCGGCAGTGAGATCCAATGTG AACCAGAACTCCGCCCGCCTGCTGGACGCCTCCATTGTGGACGGAGTGATCTACTGCCGTGTGCAAAGGGATGCAGTGACCAATGTCCAGGGACGCACCTTTGATCTTCGCAATGGCAAGTACCATCTGCTGGTGGCATCCGGCAGCAGCCTTAAGGAGAACAGCGTGGGCTACCACGACATTGGACGACTGCCCTCGGCACAACCGATCAATCTGGCGGAGGTGCAAGACTTGAGCGGATCTAGCAAGCTGCTCATCCAGCTCCATGGTGCCTTCATGATTGCCGCATGGATTGGAACCACCTCGCTGGGCATCATCTTTGCGCGCTACTTCAAGCAGACGTGGGTTGGCAGCCAGAGCTGCGGCAAGGATCAATGGTTCGCCTGGCATCGCCTTCTCATGGTCACCACCTGGTCGCTCACCGTGGCCGCTTACGTGCTCATCTGGGTGGAGCTGAAGCGGGCTGTGTGGCATGCCCATTCGATAATCGGTTTGATCACGGTGATATTGTGCTTCATTCAACCCATTGGAGCTTTGTTCCGACCGGGACCCAATGACAAGAAGCGGCCATACTTCAATTGGGGTCATTGGCTGGGCGGTAACCTGGCCCATATTTTGGGAA TTGTTACCATCTTCTTTTCTGTAAAACTACCAAAGGCCGAGCTGCCCGAGTGGATGGACTGGATCCTGGTCAGCTTCGTGGTGGTGCATGTGCTCGTCCACCTGATATTCTCC ATTGGCGGCATGGCCTCGGAGCGTCATCTCAGCCAGCGGGCGAACACCTTCCAAATGGGCGACATGTCCCATCATCAGCAGCACGCCATGCGGAATGGCATGAGCATGGAGCGAAAGATGGATGCGCCG TATGCGGGCATGCGCAAGGGATTGCTTGGAGTTTACGGCGTGGTGCTGTTTCTCTTCGTGGTGGTGCTGAtcctgctggtggtgctggcgcCCATCGAACAATTCCTGGGAAAGTCCTAG
- the LOC6734694 gene encoding putative ferric-chelate reductase 1 homolog isoform X1, with the protein MMQPLTMRSWLATLVTALLAVAIWPDPGQSLPQGAPETVCDTMLPFHSGGSVLPQNSVSPFSVETSSSTLGQGQTLRVDLTGVPAGLSFGGYMIQARNRNPPHQIIGQFGPARDGTIKLMNCENSVNNSATHSNAGNKQQVILEWQSPVDFLGEVVFNATIAQSYNEFWVGVPSQPVQIVRRDLSAAPPLPTLSPSAPAGTTRAPYVPPSYVAPNNVVAVSTDPIYNGCGQSKNCFGFPDGCVATKSCTSITVVTVRGDVFEFEIQSGKGTNAAYVAVGLSDDAKMGDDLTTECVPENGRVNLYSSLTSASPYSAVRSNVNQNSARLLDASIVDGVIYCRVQRDAVTNVQGRTFDLRNGKYHLLVASGSSLKENSVGYHDIGRLPSAQPINLAEVQDLSGSSKLLIQLHGAFMIAAWIGTTSLGIIFARYFKQTWVGSQSCGKDQWFAWHRLLMVTTWSLTVAAYVLIWVELKRAVWHAHSIIGLITVILCFIQPIGALFRPGPNDKKRPYFNWGHWLGGNLAHILGIVTIFFSVKLPKAELPEWMDWILVSFVVVHVLVHLIFSIGLCLNHWQIGGMASERHLSQRANTFQMGDMSHHQQHAMRNGMSMERKMDAPYAGMRKGLLGVYGVVLFLFVVVLILLVVLAPIEQFLGKS; encoded by the exons ATGATGCAGCCGCTGACGATGCGGAGTTGGCTGGCGACGCTGGTGACGGCGCTGCTGGCGGTGGCCATCTGGCCGGATCCGGGCCAGAGTTTGCCGCAAGGTGCTCCGGAAACCGTGTGCGACACCATGCTGCCGTTCCACTCCGGCGGCAGTGTGCTGCCCCAGAACAGTGTGTCGCCCTTCAGCGTGGAGACCTCCTCCTCGACACTTGGCCAGGGTCAGACGCTTCGCGTGGATCTGACGGGTGTGCCGGCGGGCCTGAGCTTCGGTGGCTACATGATCCAGGCGCGCAATCGGAATCCACCGCATCAGATCATCGGACAATTTGGACCCGCCCGCGATGGCACCATTAAGCTAATGAACTGCGAGAACTCCGTGAATAATTCAGCCACGCATAGCAATGCCGGGAACAAGCAGCAGGTTATCCTGGAGTGGCAATCGCCAGTGGACTTCCTCGGCGAGGTGGTCTTCAA TGCCACCATTGCCCAGAGCTACAATGAATTCTGGGTGGGCGTGCCCTCTCAGCCCGTTCAGATAGTCCGTCGCGATCTGTCCGCTGCTCCACCACTGCCCACACTGAGTCCATCTGCCCCTGCGGGCACCACCCGTGCTCCCTATGTGCCGCCCAGCTATGTGGCGCCAAACAACGTGGTTGCCGTTTCCACGGATCCCATCTACAATGGCTGTGGACAGAGCAAGAACTGCTTTGGATTCCCCGACGGTTGTGTGGCGACGAAGAGCTGTACATCCATCACTGTGGTCACGGTGCGGGGAGATGTCTTCGAGTTTGAGATTCAGTCCGGCAAAG GAACCAATGCTGCTTACGTGGCAGTTGGTCTTTCCGATGACGCCAAGATGGGTGACGACTTGACCACAGAGTGTGTACCAGAGAATGGCCGGGTTAACCTGTATTCCTCCTTGACTTCGGCCTCTCCTTACTCGGCAGTGAGATCCAATGTG AACCAGAACTCCGCCCGCCTGCTGGACGCCTCCATTGTGGACGGAGTGATCTACTGCCGTGTGCAAAGGGATGCAGTGACCAATGTCCAGGGACGCACCTTTGATCTTCGCAATGGCAAGTACCATCTGCTGGTGGCATCCGGCAGCAGCCTTAAGGAGAACAGCGTGGGCTACCACGACATTGGACGACTGCCCTCGGCACAACCGATCAATCTGGCGGAGGTGCAAGACTTGAGCGGATCTAGCAAGCTGCTCATCCAGCTCCATGGTGCCTTCATGATTGCCGCATGGATTGGAACCACCTCGCTGGGCATCATCTTTGCGCGCTACTTCAAGCAGACGTGGGTTGGCAGCCAGAGCTGCGGCAAGGATCAATGGTTCGCCTGGCATCGCCTTCTCATGGTCACCACCTGGTCGCTCACCGTGGCCGCTTACGTGCTCATCTGGGTGGAGCTGAAGCGGGCTGTGTGGCATGCCCATTCGATAATCGGTTTGATCACGGTGATATTGTGCTTCATTCAACCCATTGGAGCTTTGTTCCGACCGGGACCCAATGACAAGAAGCGGCCATACTTCAATTGGGGTCATTGGCTGGGCGGTAACCTGGCCCATATTTTGGGAA TTGTTACCATCTTCTTTTCTGTAAAACTACCAAAGGCCGAGCTGCCCGAGTGGATGGACTGGATCCTGGTCAGCTTCGTGGTGGTGCATGTGCTCGTCCACCTGATATTCTCC ATCGGCTTGTGTTTGAATCATTGGCAGATTGGCGGCATGGCCTCGGAGCGTCATCTCAGCCAGCGGGCGAACACCTTCCAAATGGGCGACATGTCCCATCATCAGCAGCACGCCATGCGGAATGGCATGAGCATGGAGCGAAAGATGGATGCGCCG TATGCGGGCATGCGCAAGGGATTGCTTGGAGTTTACGGCGTGGTGCTGTTTCTCTTCGTGGTGGTGCTGAtcctgctggtggtgctggcgcCCATCGAACAATTCCTGGGAAAGTCCTAG